One genomic window of Tatumella citrea includes the following:
- the pstS gene encoding phosphate ABC transporter substrate-binding protein PstS, producing the protein MTLMRNTVARVLAATMAVGTVSAFAATNLTGAGGTFPAPVYARWAADYQKTDGSQVNYQGIGSSGGVKQIIAKTVDFGASDAPLSDADLEKNGLFQFPTVIGGVVLAINLPGVKSGELTLDGKTVGDIYLGNIKKWNDPAIEKLNPGIKLPSTNINVVRRADGSGTSFVFTSYLSKVNDEWKSKIGKGNTVNWPTGLGGKGNDGVAAFVQRLPGSIGYVEYAYAKQNNLTYTKLVDADGKSILPSEKSFSNSAKGADWQQSFAQDLTYQKGDDAWPISSTTFILVYKKQADATKGAAVLKFFDWAYKNGGKTAESLDYAALPESVVAQIRTAWKANITDSNGKALYQ; encoded by the coding sequence ATGACACTGATGCGTAACACGGTAGCCCGCGTACTGGCAGCAACTATGGCTGTAGGTACTGTTTCTGCATTCGCAGCAACAAATCTGACCGGAGCTGGCGGTACATTCCCGGCCCCGGTTTATGCCCGTTGGGCCGCGGATTACCAGAAAACCGACGGTAGCCAGGTTAACTACCAGGGCATCGGTTCTTCCGGTGGTGTTAAACAGATCATTGCTAAAACCGTTGATTTCGGTGCTTCTGATGCACCTCTGAGCGATGCTGACCTGGAAAAAAATGGTCTGTTCCAGTTCCCTACCGTAATTGGTGGCGTGGTACTGGCAATTAACCTGCCAGGTGTGAAATCCGGTGAACTGACTCTGGACGGTAAGACTGTCGGTGATATCTATCTGGGTAACATCAAAAAATGGAATGACCCGGCTATCGAAAAACTGAACCCTGGTATCAAACTGCCATCCACCAATATTAACGTGGTTCGCCGCGCAGATGGTTCAGGAACATCTTTCGTGTTCACCAGCTACCTGTCAAAAGTTAATGACGAGTGGAAAAGCAAAATTGGTAAAGGCAACACCGTTAACTGGCCTACCGGTCTGGGCGGTAAAGGAAATGACGGCGTAGCGGCTTTCGTACAACGTCTGCCTGGTTCAATCGGTTATGTTGAATATGCTTATGCTAAGCAGAACAACCTGACTTACACCAAACTGGTAGATGCTGATGGTAAATCAATCCTGCCTTCAGAGAAGAGCTTCAGTAACTCTGCCAAAGGTGCGGACTGGCAGCAGAGCTTTGCTCAGGACCTGACTTACCAGAAAGGTGATGATGCATGGCCTATTTCTTCAACCACCTTTATCCTGGTCTACAAAAAGCAAGCGGATGCTACTAAAGGTGCCGCAGTGCTGAAATTCTTCGACTGGGCTTACAAAAACGGTGGCAAAACTGCCGAAAGCCTGGACTACGCTGCACTGCCTGAGTCTGTAGTCGCGCAAATCCGTACTGCATGGAAAGCAAATATCACAGACAGCAACGGTAAAGCACTGTATCAGTAA